The Hevea brasiliensis isolate MT/VB/25A 57/8 chromosome 9, ASM3005281v1, whole genome shotgun sequence nucleotide sequence taaatataaactctaggaatataaaaatattaaattttaataagttaaagttaagttacaaaaccTTCAATCCTGATCAGGTGGAGGTGGAGGCAAAGTTGGAGCTAGAGGTATTGGTAAGCCTCTAACTAATCTCATCATCTCCTCCAACATTGATTGTCTCATATCTTCTAAACGCGTCTCAAATTGCTCTGTGATAGCTTGCTTCTCCGCTTCCCTCTGTTGCCTCTCTTCTTCAAGTTGCTCTGCAATAACTTGTTTCTCTGCTTGCTTTTGTTGCCTCTCTTCTTCAAGTTGCTTCTTCAAATGTTCTACTTTTTGTTGTAAAATAGCAGATTGAGGATCAAGTGATGAGGACCCCCTAGAAGAAGATCCTCGACGTGAAGGGTAAATGACAGATGATTCTGATCCAAGTCCATACACCATCCGTCTCTTTTGGCCAGCCTCAATGACATCCAAATAAATTTGATTCTCCTCAATGGCGTCAGGTATAGTTTGTTGGAGCTCTTCCCTTCTAGCCACTATCGCTTCCTGTATGTGAAAAATAGAAAAATTTGTATTTATTCATAAAATGatataatagaaaaattaatttatttgaaataaatattaagtACCTACATTTATTTGCTTGGACTTTTCGTCCACAAATCTTTTTTGTTATGATTGTGAGTATGAGTTTGAGCAAACAATTCATACCAATTGAGCCTTCAACCCAAATCTTTCTCCtataacatataaataaatagttataacgaataaactataataaatttaagaaatctatttaaaaaaaaagggaCAAAATTTCccctatatttttaatattttgccCTGTCAGAAATCAACAAATATATAAtaactcaatctcaaatcaatccaaacaattattcagcGACAATTCTATCAACAATAATCATATTTGCTTATTACATAATAATTAATGAACTAAATATGTAtataggaaaataaatttaaatttagataaaattaAATATCTAATATCTATTTATGAAAAGTTTACCATTCTATCTGACCATTCTTGAAATGATATAGATCGACCTGTGTGGGTGGACGACCCTAGACCATCTACAGCACCATGATGGTTTCTCGAATTAGTCTCAGATCGTCGAATGACAGAGGGGTCCTCCCAATGCTGCTCAAATCGAGCCCATGCTTCTTCACTAACATATTGGGGCCTTTTTCTCTTCGCCTTGAAATCAGATATCATGTCCTTGTATCGTCCAGCAGCCTTTGCTTGCCAGCAACCCTTTACCCCTGGTTCTTCAGCAGCAGTCCAGTAATATATTTTCTGCAATATAGAATGATACATATTTTTAgtgatttatatatttaaaaacatggaaaataataataataaaatttgaaatagaTGTTACCTTAAACTCCTCCCAGTAAAAGTCCTTAGTTTCTTTTGGAATAGTCTTCCACATGACACTCGCAGGGTGTATCCGTTGTTTAAAGGAATTCATGATCACTCGAGTTGCTGCAGATCCGACAGAAAACCTACACATGAAAATAAGatgtatcaatttcattta carries:
- the LOC131183258 gene encoding uncharacterized protein LOC131183258, with the translated sequence MKLIHLIFMCRFSVGSAATRVIMNSFKQRIHPASVMWKTIPKETKDFYWEEFKKIYYWTAAEEPGVKGCWQAKAAGRYKDMISDFKAKRKRPQYVSEEAWARFEQHWEDPSVIRRSETNSRNHHGAVDGLGSSTHTGRSISFQEWSDRMVNFS